One Pantoea trifolii DNA segment encodes these proteins:
- the apt gene encoding adenine phosphoribosyltransferase produces MTATAQQLELIKNSIKSIPDYPKPGILFRDVTSLMEDPQAYAASIAILVERYRNKGITKVVGTEARGFLFGAPVALGLGVGFVPVRKPGKLPRETFSESYELEYGTDALELHKDAIKPGDVVLVVDDLLATGGTLEATVKLIRRAGGEVKDAAFVINLFDLTGEARLTAMGVECFSLVNFPGH; encoded by the coding sequence ATGACCGCAACTGCGCAGCAGCTTGAACTCATCAAAAACAGCATTAAAAGCATTCCTGACTATCCGAAGCCGGGCATTCTGTTCCGTGACGTGACCAGTCTGATGGAAGATCCGCAGGCGTATGCCGCGTCGATCGCCATTCTGGTTGAGCGTTATCGTAACAAAGGCATCACCAAGGTGGTGGGAACGGAAGCGCGTGGCTTCCTGTTTGGCGCGCCGGTGGCGCTGGGTTTGGGCGTGGGTTTTGTGCCGGTGCGTAAGCCAGGCAAACTGCCGCGTGAAACCTTCAGCGAAAGCTATGAGCTGGAGTACGGCACCGATGCGCTGGAACTGCACAAAGATGCCATTAAGCCAGGCGATGTGGTGCTGGTGGTGGACGATCTGCTGGCAACCGGCGGTACGCTGGAAGCAACCGTGAAACTGATCCGCCGCGCCGGTGGTGAAGTGAAAGACGCCGCATTCGTGATTAATCTGTTTGACCTGACCGGCGAAGCCCGCCTGACCGCCATGGGCGTCGAGTGCTTCAGCCTGGTGAATTTCCCCGGCCACTAA
- the acrR gene encoding multidrug efflux transporter transcriptional repressor AcrR, whose protein sequence is MARKTKAQALETRHQILDAALAHFSEHGVAATSLADIATAAGVTRGAIYWHFKNKADLLHEIWLRCDAGLDDVELEYQTKYPGDPLSVVRSMLIYILDATAKDPQRRALMEIIFHKCEFVGEMSTLQDMRQSLLLECYDRIEVVLKECIEVGQLPSNINTRQSARLMCGYINGMMENWLFNPQAYDLAADAPQLVDAFLDMLRLSPTLTTGPR, encoded by the coding sequence ATGGCACGAAAAACCAAAGCGCAAGCTCTTGAAACACGGCATCAAATTCTTGACGCCGCATTAGCACACTTTTCCGAACATGGTGTGGCCGCCACGTCTCTGGCGGATATCGCAACAGCGGCCGGCGTCACGCGCGGGGCTATCTACTGGCATTTCAAAAACAAAGCCGATCTCTTACATGAAATCTGGCTACGTTGTGACGCTGGGCTGGACGATGTGGAACTTGAGTATCAGACAAAATACCCGGGTGATCCACTTTCTGTTGTACGTTCAATGTTGATCTATATCCTTGACGCCACAGCAAAGGATCCGCAAAGACGCGCATTAATGGAGATTATCTTCCACAAGTGTGAATTTGTTGGCGAAATGTCGACGTTACAGGATATGCGCCAAAGCTTACTGCTGGAGTGTTACGACCGCATTGAAGTGGTGTTGAAAGAGTGTATTGAGGTCGGTCAGCTGCCCAGCAACATCAACACGCGGCAGTCTGCACGCCTGATGTGCGGCTACATCAACGGCATGATGGAAAACTGGTTATTCAATCCGCAGGCTTATGATTTGGCTGCCGATGCGCCGCAGCTGGTGGATGCATTTTTGGATATGTTGCGCCTTAGTCCAACACTTACCACCGGGCCACGTTAA
- a CDS encoding YbaB/EbfC family nucleoid-associated protein, protein MFGKGGLGNLMKQAQQMQDKMAKVQEEIAAIEVTGESGAGLVKVTINGAHNCRRVEVDPSLLEDDKDMLEDLIAAAFNDAARRIDETQKEKMAAVSSGMQLPPGFKMPF, encoded by the coding sequence ATGTTTGGTAAAGGCGGATTGGGCAACCTGATGAAACAGGCCCAGCAGATGCAAGACAAAATGGCCAAAGTTCAGGAAGAGATCGCCGCGATCGAAGTGACCGGTGAATCAGGTGCTGGCTTGGTTAAAGTAACCATCAACGGTGCGCACAACTGCCGTCGTGTCGAAGTCGATCCTAGCTTGCTGGAAGATGACAAAGACATGCTGGAAGATCTTATTGCAGCGGCCTTCAACGATGCGGCACGCCGTATCGACGAAACGCAGAAAGAGAAGATGGCTGCGGTCTCTTCAGGTATGCAGCTGCCACCTGGCTTCAAGATGCCGTTCTGA
- the recR gene encoding recombination mediator RecR: protein MQTSPLLESLMESLRCLPGVGPKSAQRMAFQLLQRDRSGGMRLAQALTRAMSEIGHCADCRTFTEQEICTICANPRRQQNGQICVVESPADIHAIEQTGQFGGRYFVLMGHLSPLDGIGPQDIGLDRLEQRLERETLTEVILATNPTVEGEATANYIAELCGQYGVDASRIAHGVPVGGELEMVDGTTLSHSLAGRHKINF from the coding sequence ATGCAAACCAGTCCACTGCTTGAATCTTTGATGGAGTCGTTGCGCTGCCTGCCGGGCGTTGGCCCGAAGTCGGCGCAGCGCATGGCTTTTCAGCTGTTGCAGCGCGATCGTAGCGGTGGCATGCGTCTGGCGCAGGCGTTGACCCGCGCCATGTCGGAAATTGGCCACTGCGCTGATTGCCGTACCTTCACCGAGCAGGAAATCTGCACCATCTGCGCCAATCCGCGTCGTCAGCAAAACGGCCAGATTTGCGTGGTGGAAAGCCCGGCAGATATCCACGCCATTGAGCAGACCGGCCAGTTTGGCGGCCGCTACTTTGTGCTGATGGGCCACTTGTCACCGCTGGATGGCATTGGTCCACAGGATATCGGCCTGGATCGGCTGGAGCAGCGTCTCGAGCGCGAAACCTTAACCGAAGTGATCCTCGCCACCAATCCCACGGTGGAAGGGGAAGCCACGGCCAACTACATCGCCGAGCTGTGCGGACAATATGGCGTTGATGCCAGCCGCATTGCACACGGTGTGCCGGTGGGTGGTGAGCTGGAAATGGTCGATGGCACCACGCTGTCGCACTCGCTCGCTGGACGCCACAAGATTAATTTCTAA
- the priC gene encoding primosomal replication protein PriC: MPQPPAQQRLHAMLDLLRQQIAQQPDGACRQPRFDSQLFRTSGTRLADYLRELEGNITQLTAADTDVARRQWLAEKVLDQIAALQRECQSQQLRVKRERPSVDARQTKREEYQGYEKRLLAMIQERELHLARAETLSVQQQLIREVDQLQERLARCRAAIYKLELPAMPR; the protein is encoded by the coding sequence ATGCCCCAACCGCCCGCACAGCAGCGTCTCCACGCCATGTTAGATCTACTGCGCCAGCAGATTGCACAGCAGCCGGATGGTGCCTGTCGTCAGCCGCGCTTTGATTCCCAACTGTTTCGCACTAGCGGCACGCGTCTGGCGGATTATCTGCGCGAACTGGAAGGCAATATTACGCAGTTAACCGCAGCCGATACCGATGTGGCACGGCGTCAATGGCTGGCGGAGAAAGTGCTGGATCAGATTGCCGCGCTGCAACGCGAATGCCAAAGCCAACAGCTGCGGGTGAAGCGCGAGCGGCCAAGCGTCGATGCACGCCAGACCAAACGTGAAGAGTATCAAGGCTACGAAAAGCGCTTACTGGCGATGATTCAAGAGCGAGAGCTGCATCTGGCACGCGCCGAAACCCTCAGCGTTCAGCAGCAGCTAATTCGTGAAGTTGATCAATTGCAGGAGCGCCTGGCACGCTGCCGCGCCGCTATCTACAAACTGGAGTTGCCGGCTATGCCACGCTAA
- the rsmS gene encoding pleiotropic regulatory protein RsmS: protein MSLDSAPDEIKLAVDLIQLLEENGVPTATVLAALAIVQRDYQQKKAAEDTA, encoded by the coding sequence ATGTCACTGGACAGCGCACCCGACGAAATCAAGCTTGCCGTCGATCTGATTCAACTGCTTGAAGAGAATGGTGTTCCCACCGCCACCGTGCTGGCCGCGCTGGCAATTGTTCAGCGGGATTATCAACAAAAGAAAGCGGCGGAAGATACTGCTTAA
- the dnaX gene encoding DNA polymerase III subunit gamma/tau, with amino-acid sequence MSYQVLARKWRPQAFADVVGQEHVLTALANGLSLGRIHHAYLFSGTRGVGKTSIARLLAKGLNCETGITSTPCGQCDNCREIEQGRFVDLIEIDAASRTKVEDTRDLLDNVQYAPARGRFKVYLIDEVHMLSRHSFNALLKTLEEPPSHVKFLLATTDPQKLPVTILSRCLQFHLKALDVEQIQQQLAHVLQLEQIAAEPRALHLLARAADGSMRDALSLTDQAIAMGQGSVTRDTVAQMLGTLDDEQPLALIEALVDGQGEQVMALLNQAASRGVEWEALLVEMLRLLHRIAMVQLLPSSLSEDDLSQADRLRELARVLPPADVQLYYQTLLMGRKDLPLAPDRRLGVEMTLLRALAFHPQATIAEPVARPTLTPQAAPQVAAPQAAPKTAPAPAAQPQMAPPNHDAPPMSDDYPDMQPAPDPLPDATSQLLQARTQLLRQGAGKAKKSEPAARSARPANPALERLASVTERVQQRASEPTVKAPAKPEAYRWKTQLPVEVKAEPVATPKALRSALEHEKTPELALRLAEEAQQRDAWAAEIAGLTLPKLVQQVALNAWKEVGANGITLHLRSSQRHLNSASAKQALADALSQSAGQPVELTIIEDDNPTVLTPLEWRQAIYEEKLSQARQSISSDTHIQTLRRFFDADLDEESIRPV; translated from the coding sequence ATGAGCTATCAGGTACTTGCGCGAAAATGGCGTCCCCAGGCCTTCGCTGACGTAGTCGGTCAGGAACATGTGCTGACTGCGCTGGCCAACGGGTTGTCACTGGGACGAATCCATCATGCTTATCTCTTTTCTGGCACCCGCGGCGTGGGGAAAACCTCGATCGCCCGTCTGCTGGCGAAGGGCCTTAACTGTGAAACCGGCATCACCTCAACGCCGTGCGGACAATGCGACAACTGCCGCGAAATCGAGCAGGGCCGTTTTGTCGATCTGATTGAGATCGATGCCGCCTCACGCACCAAAGTTGAAGACACGCGCGATCTGCTCGATAACGTGCAGTACGCGCCGGCGCGCGGTCGCTTCAAGGTCTATCTGATCGATGAAGTGCACATGCTGTCGCGCCACAGCTTCAACGCGCTGCTGAAAACGCTGGAAGAGCCGCCATCACACGTTAAATTCCTATTGGCGACCACCGATCCGCAGAAGCTGCCGGTGACGATTCTGTCACGTTGCCTGCAATTCCATCTCAAGGCGCTCGACGTTGAGCAAATCCAGCAGCAGCTGGCGCATGTGTTGCAGCTGGAGCAGATTGCTGCCGAACCGCGTGCGCTGCATCTGTTGGCGCGCGCCGCTGACGGCAGTATGCGCGATGCGCTCAGCCTGACCGACCAGGCGATTGCCATGGGGCAGGGCAGCGTAACGCGTGACACCGTGGCACAAATGCTCGGCACGCTCGACGACGAACAGCCATTGGCGCTGATCGAAGCGCTGGTGGATGGCCAGGGCGAACAGGTAATGGCGCTGCTGAATCAGGCCGCGTCGCGCGGGGTGGAGTGGGAAGCGCTGTTGGTCGAGATGCTGCGTTTGCTGCACCGCATTGCGATGGTGCAGCTGTTACCGAGCTCGCTCAGCGAGGACGATCTTAGCCAGGCCGATCGCCTGCGCGAGTTAGCGCGCGTGCTGCCACCGGCTGACGTACAACTCTATTACCAAACGCTGTTGATGGGACGTAAAGATCTGCCGCTGGCACCGGATCGGCGCTTAGGCGTGGAGATGACGCTGCTGCGTGCGCTGGCCTTCCATCCGCAGGCGACGATTGCCGAGCCGGTGGCGCGTCCCACCTTGACGCCACAAGCTGCTCCGCAGGTTGCTGCACCACAAGCCGCACCAAAAACCGCGCCCGCACCGGCTGCGCAGCCGCAGATGGCACCGCCGAACCATGACGCGCCGCCAATGTCGGATGATTATCCGGATATGCAGCCAGCGCCCGACCCGTTACCTGACGCCACCAGCCAGTTGTTACAGGCGCGAACGCAGTTGCTGCGTCAGGGAGCCGGCAAAGCAAAAAAGAGTGAGCCGGCAGCGCGTTCCGCGCGGCCGGCGAATCCGGCGCTGGAACGACTCGCTAGCGTCACTGAACGTGTGCAACAACGTGCATCTGAACCCACGGTAAAAGCCCCGGCCAAACCGGAAGCCTATCGCTGGAAAACGCAGTTGCCGGTTGAGGTTAAAGCGGAGCCGGTGGCGACGCCAAAAGCCTTGCGTTCGGCACTTGAGCATGAGAAAACGCCAGAGCTGGCGCTACGTCTGGCGGAAGAAGCCCAGCAGCGCGATGCGTGGGCCGCAGAAATCGCCGGGCTGACGCTGCCGAAACTGGTGCAGCAAGTGGCGCTCAACGCGTGGAAAGAGGTGGGCGCAAATGGCATTACGCTGCATTTGCGCAGCAGCCAGCGCCATCTGAATTCTGCGTCGGCAAAGCAAGCGCTGGCGGACGCGCTGAGTCAGTCTGCCGGTCAGCCGGTTGAATTGACCATTATTGAAGACGATAATCCTACGGTATTGACGCCACTGGAGTGGCGTCAGGCCATTTATGAAGAGAAGCTGTCGCAGGCGCGGCAGTCGATCAGTAGCGATACCCATATTCAGACATTGCGTCGATTCTTCGATGCCGATTTGGATGAAGAGAGTATTCGACCGGTGTGA
- a CDS encoding DUF454 family protein — protein sequence MQRILLLSLGWLAIVLGTLGIVLPLLPTTPFVLLAAWCFARSSPRFHDWLLWKSPFGRYIRHWQQHRAMPPGAKMRAMLLIVITFSISIYLVNLLWVRILLGAMLCMLLLYMWRIPVVAEDISPPQQ from the coding sequence ATGCAGCGCATTTTACTACTGAGCCTTGGCTGGCTGGCGATTGTGCTAGGCACGCTGGGCATTGTATTACCTTTATTACCCACGACGCCATTTGTGTTGCTGGCGGCCTGGTGTTTTGCCCGCTCGTCGCCGCGTTTCCACGATTGGCTGCTGTGGAAATCGCCGTTTGGCCGCTACATTCGTCACTGGCAGCAGCATCGTGCTATGCCACCCGGTGCCAAAATGCGCGCCATGCTGCTGATTGTGATTACCTTTTCGATCTCGATTTATCTGGTGAACCTGCTGTGGGTACGCATTCTGTTAGGCGCGATGCTGTGCATGCTGCTGCTTTATATGTGGCGCATTCCGGTCGTGGCCGAGGATATCAGCCCGCCACAACAGTAG
- a CDS encoding GlsB/YeaQ/YmgE family stress response membrane protein, whose amino-acid sequence MTLVFWIVMGLAAGWLKRVIFPGRPGGFVPTLVLAVIGALIGGYIATYFTTGDLAALHPAGFASALLGALLMLLVASKLRI is encoded by the coding sequence ATGACGCTGGTTTTTTGGATTGTAATGGGTTTAGCGGCAGGCTGGCTTAAGCGGGTGATTTTTCCCGGTCGTCCGGGAGGTTTTGTGCCTACGCTGGTGTTGGCGGTGATTGGCGCGCTGATTGGCGGCTATATCGCCACCTACTTCACCACCGGCGATCTTGCCGCCTTACATCCAGCCGGTTTCGCCAGCGCGCTGCTGGGCGCACTGTTAATGCTGCTGGTCGCGTCGAAATTACGTATTTAG
- a CDS encoding efflux RND transporter periplasmic adaptor subunit encodes MNKNRGLAPLAAVLMLSGSFLLTGCDDNKSQQAAQQQPPEVGVVTLKNEPLQITTELPGRTSAFRVAEVRPQVSGIILKRNFVEGSDVKAGQSLYQIDPATYQAAYDSAKADLAQAEANARVAQLTITRYKPLLGTKYISQQDYDTAAGTAAQTAAAAQAARANVETARINLAYTKVTSPISGRIGKSSVTEGALVSNGQTTALATVQQLDPMYVDVTQSSDEFLRLRAELESGQLKQNDGKANVTLLMQNGNAYPQTGTLEFSDVSVDETTGSITLRAIFPNPDNRLLPGMFVRARLDEGTNPTALLVPQQGVTRTPTGQATAMVVGADNKVESRNITANQAFGDKWLVTEGLKAGDRVITTGIQRAKPGAQVTPQEVSDDAKAAPESPSAKSSS; translated from the coding sequence ATGAATAAAAACAGAGGATTAGCGCCTCTGGCGGCCGTCCTGATGCTTTCAGGCAGCTTTTTGTTAACAGGATGTGATGATAATAAATCCCAGCAAGCCGCCCAGCAGCAGCCCCCAGAAGTGGGTGTTGTGACGTTAAAAAACGAACCATTGCAAATTACCACTGAGCTGCCGGGCCGTACCTCGGCTTTCCGCGTTGCGGAAGTTCGCCCTCAGGTGTCAGGGATTATTCTCAAACGTAATTTTGTTGAAGGTAGTGATGTAAAAGCCGGTCAGTCGCTGTATCAGATCGATCCTGCCACCTATCAGGCGGCCTACGACAGTGCTAAAGCGGATTTAGCCCAGGCTGAAGCCAATGCTCGTGTGGCGCAGTTAACCATCACGCGCTACAAGCCGCTGCTGGGTACTAAGTACATCAGTCAGCAGGATTACGACACCGCCGCAGGCACAGCAGCCCAAACGGCTGCAGCCGCTCAGGCTGCGCGTGCCAACGTCGAAACCGCGCGCATCAATCTGGCGTATACCAAAGTGACCTCGCCCATCAGCGGTCGTATTGGTAAATCGTCAGTCACCGAAGGTGCGCTGGTTTCAAATGGGCAAACTACCGCGCTGGCCACCGTGCAACAGCTCGATCCTATGTATGTCGACGTGACCCAATCCAGTGATGAATTCCTGCGTTTGCGCGCAGAACTGGAATCCGGTCAGCTGAAACAGAACGACGGTAAGGCCAACGTCACCCTGCTAATGCAAAACGGTAACGCATACCCGCAAACAGGCACATTGGAATTCTCTGATGTGAGCGTGGATGAAACCACCGGTTCAATCACGCTGCGTGCCATCTTCCCGAATCCGGACAATCGCCTGCTGCCAGGTATGTTTGTGCGCGCACGTCTGGATGAAGGCACCAATCCAACCGCATTGCTGGTACCGCAACAGGGCGTAACGCGTACCCCAACCGGTCAGGCAACGGCGATGGTCGTAGGCGCGGATAATAAAGTGGAATCTCGCAATATTACCGCTAATCAGGCATTTGGTGACAAATGGCTGGTAACGGAAGGTCTTAAAGCAGGCGATCGGGTGATCACCACCGGTATCCAGCGCGCCAAACCGGGTGCGCAGGTGACGCCACAAGAAGTCTCCGATGATGCCAAAGCTGCACCAGAATCACCGTCTGCTAAATCATCGTCATAA